In one window of Toxotes jaculatrix isolate fToxJac2 chromosome 10, fToxJac2.pri, whole genome shotgun sequence DNA:
- the fgfbp2a gene encoding fibroblast growth factor binding protein 2a encodes MWTQASPLLLLACCLWLCPTEAQRDGSTTQNIWNDPIKFKTKANDFCTMIITGQGEYTRLRVSCQSSKRSYWCEYVGKPYTCRAYNKNPRHYFVQMMWGLRKLNNACQAPRQIKPHMCRMATDDSQMVFSSASFSQSRPEASSRTGTRPAAPPARLQPRPAPTRSDSVRPASRKSIPVQPRPQTTQKTTPQPTTPPVESTPKRMARQYCWRSLQGICSYVIGLFRN; translated from the coding sequence ATGTGGACCCAGGCcagccctctgctgctgctcgccTGCTGCCTGTGGCTGTGCCCGACTGAGGCTCAGCGCGACGGCAGCACGACGCAGAACATCTGGAATGATCCCATCAAATTCAAAACCAAGGCTAATGACTTCTGTACAATGATCATCACCGGTCAGGGGGAGTACACCAGGCTGAGGGTGTCATGCCAGAGCAGCAAGCGCTCCTACTGGTGTGAGTACGTGGGGAAGCCTTACACCTGCCGCGCTTACAACAAAAACCCTCGACACTACTTTGTCCAGATGATGTGGGGTCTCAGAAAGCTCAACAATGCCTGCCAGGCGCCACGGCAGATCAAACCTCACATGTGCAGGATGGCAACTGATGACTCTCAGATGGTATTTTCATCTGCTTCCTTCTCCCAGTCACGGCCAGAGGCGTCTTCAAGGACAGGAACGAGACCAGCAGCACCGCCGGCAAGACTTCAACCTCGACCTGCACCCACCAGGTCTGATTCAGTGAGGCCAGCTTCAAGGAAATCCATTCCAGTACAACCCAGACCACAAACCACACAGAAAACCACTCCACAACCAACAACACCACCTGTGGAGAGCACTCCAAAGAGGATGGCTCGGCAGTACTGTTGGAGGTCACTTCAGGGCATCTGCTCCTACGTCATTGGGTTGTTTCGAAATTAA
- the fgfbp1a gene encoding fibroblast growth factor-binding protein 1, translated as MAFFTNITILLVLACISHQLMLGSCQKGHGRRGRGVDRGQHKDRSGLKVGRQPKSVSAQPIKGILVTKDKAACTWAATGEDLFILGVTCKKGDRSFSCEYVARPSVCPQYSSNVKLYWKQIARALKKQRNLCQDSSALVKAGVCRGAARDAHFRLRVAERKTVLPHTPPAAARAVKSCQPSNKKLAEEYCNNSWSSFCTFFFTMVRDNDC; from the coding sequence ATGGCTTTCTTCACAAACATCACCATCCTTCTGGTTCTGGCTTGTATTTCCCATCAGCTGATGCTGGGCAGCTGTCAGAAGGGTCATGGACGAAGGGGACGAGGGGTGGACAGAGGACAACACAAGGACAGGTCGGGGCTAAAGGTTGGCCGCCAACCCAAATCTGTCTCTGCACAGCCCATTAAGGGAATACTGGTCACCAAAGACAAGGCTGCGTGCACCTGGGCTGCGACAGGTGAGGATCTCTTCATCCTCGGAGTCACTTGCAAGAAGGGGGACAGGAGCTTCAGCTGTGAATATGTTGCCAGACCATCTGTCTGTCCCCAGTACTCTTCTAATGTCAAACTTTACTGGAAGCAAATTGCCAGGGCGCTGAAGAAGCAAAGGAATCTGTGCCAAGACAGTAGTGCACTGGTCAAGGCAGGTGTGTGCAGAGGAGCTGCCAGAGACGCTCATTTCAGACTCCGTGTTGCAGAGAGGAAGACCGTCCTGCCTCACACTCCACCTGCTGCAGCTAGAGCCGTCAAATCCTGTCAACCTAGCAACAAGAAGCTGGCAGAGGAGTACTGTAACAACTCCTGGTCGAGTTTTTGCACGTTCTTTTTTACGATGGTACGAGATAACGAttgctga
- the anxa5a gene encoding annexin A5a, producing the protein MEYRGSVRPFVNFNAKHDAEILHKAMKGIGTDEDTILMVLAARSNDQRQEIKAAYKKAYGKDLVSALKSELGGLFESLIVALMTPSVLYDASQLHKALKGAGTDDDVLIEILASRTGEQIKEITKVYKKEFGGKLEKDICGDTSGHYQKLLVILLQGSREEGVDESKIEKDAKDLYAAGEGKFGTDEEKFIAVLGNRSSEHLRKVFDAYKKLSGCDIEDSIKGETSGNLEDLLLAVVKCARSVPQYFAEGLYKSMRRAGTDDDTLMRIMVSRSEVDMLDIRASFKKMYGESLYTTIQEDTDGDYQKALLYLCGGND; encoded by the exons GTACGGATGAAGACACCATCCTCATGGTCCTGGCAGCACGCAGCAATGACCAACGCCAGGAAATTAAGGCAGCGTACAAAAAGGCCTATGGAAAG GACTTGGTTAGTGCACTAAAATCAGAGCTCGGTGGGCTGTTTGAGAGTCTGATTGTGGCCTTGATGACCCCGTCTGTCTTGTATGATGCCTCTCAACTGCACAAGGCTCTCAAG GGCGCCGGGACTGATGACGACGTGCTGATTGAGATCCTGGCCTCCAGGACTGGCGAACAAATTAAAGAAATCACCAAAGTGTACAAGAAAG aGTTTGGCGGCAAGCTGGAGAAAGATATCTGCGGTGACACCTCGGGGCACTATCAGAAACTACTGGTGATCTTACTCCAG GGGAGCAGGGAGGAAGGAGTAGATGAGAGCAAGATCGAGAAAGACGCTAAG GACTTGTATGCTGCTGGTGAAGGCAAGTTTGGCACAGATGAGGAGAAATTCATCGCAGTTCTTGGAAACAGGAGCTCAGAGCATCTGAGAAAAG TGTTTGATGCCTACAAGAAGCTCTCTGGCTGTGATATAGAGGACAGCATTAAAGGAGAGACCTCTGGGAATTTGGAGGACTTACTTCTAGCTGTTG TGAAATGTGCCAGGAGTGTCCCACAGTATTTTGCTGAAGGCCTGTATAAATCTATGAGG cgCGCTGGGACTGATGACGACACCCTGATGAGGATAATGGTGTCGAGGAGCGAGGTGGACATGTTGGACATCAGAGCCAGCTTCAAAAAGATGTACGGAGAGTCTCTGTACACCACCATCCAG GAGGACACAGATGGAGACTACCAGAAGGCTTTACTCTACCTCTGCGGTGGGAATGATTAA